One region of Cyanobacteria bacterium GSL.Bin1 genomic DNA includes:
- a CDS encoding DUF2997 domain-containing protein, producing the protein MSMETLEFIIRPDGRVEEKVTGIVGNSCTEVTAAIEAQLGQVVSQEQTSEYFSQNTLDSTTTTTQTTTTSWSEITPS; encoded by the coding sequence ATGAGCATGGAAACCCTAGAATTCATTATTCGCCCGGATGGGCGAGTTGAGGAAAAAGTTACCGGCATTGTTGGTAACTCCTGTACCGAAGTAACAGCGGCGATCGAAGCCCAACTCGGACAAGTGGTTTCTCAAGAGCAAACTTCAGAATATTTTTCCCAAAACACACTAGACTCTACCACAACGACGACGCAAACCACGACAACTTCTTGGTCTGAGATTACGCCTTCTTGA